The genomic segment CCGTTTACCTAACAGTGCATCATTAAAAAAATTACTAATAACAAAACTCAATAACATAAGGAATACAATAATGAGAAAAAAATTTATTTACACATTACTTTTTACCACTGTTTTGCCTAGTGGTGTTTTATTACCAATAACCGCATTTGGATCAAATTCATCTGATACACCTGATATCGCCAGCCCTACTCAACCAATTAGTCAGCTCAAAAGTCAGATTAGAGAGCTTCAAACTTTGAACACGCCTGCAATCACTCTACAAGCGAAAGCGCAAATACAAGCAGCTAATCATCCCGGGGTAACACCTCACACAGAGCAAGAGCTTGTAGCTGATTTGGCTGCTAATTTAACGATTGATAAGTTTAAAAAACTCAAAGGGTTGAACAGCGAATTGTTTAAGCTAGAAGGGGCAGCAAGCAGTTCTGCCTTGAAAAAGGATATGCTACAAAAACACGAACAGGAATTACAAAGTATTCGGGAAATTTTGCGACTAGCTGAGGAAGAGAAAGAAAGGGCTAAAAATGACCTGAAAAGTATTTCGACTCGAATGACAGAATTTGAGGAATTAGCTAAAGAAGAAAAGAAAGCACGCGAAACAGCTGAGGAAGCGACTAGGAAAGCTGAGGAAGCGGTTGAAGCTGGAAAACTAGCACGGGCTGCAGCTGAAGAAGCGACCCGAAATGAAACACGAGCACGCGAGTTAGCTGAAGAAGCGACTCAGAATGAAGCACGAGCACGGACTGAAGCTGAAGCAGCAGGTGAAAAAGAAAAAGAAGCAAAAGAAAATGCTCTGTTAGAGGCAAGAACAGAAAAAGAAGCAAAAGAAAATGCCCTTTCAAAAGCTGATCAAGAAAGCAAGAAGCGAGATGCGGATAGACTCCGAACAGCTGCTTTAAGGGAAAAAGTGTTAAAAGAGTATAAAGAATCAGAGAAAGAACGTACAGCTATAGAACAAGAAGCACAACGCTTAAAGTCTCAATTGGGCACTAAAACCGAGCAGGTAGGTTTGTTAGAGAGAGAGCTGGAAGAAGTAAAGGGGAAGTTGAAAAAGCTAAGTGAATCAGAAGGATCTAGTGCCTCCAGTTTAGGTGCCGATACGACTGGTTCTAAAAAAGTAACAGCGCAAAGAGTTAAATTTTAAGAGTTACTAAATAAAAATCACCCCTCGCCCCCACGTGAATAAATCCACCTGCGGCGGGGGCTCCTCAAAGCATTTAAATCTAGCCAAACCCCATCCTTTTTGCCATCATTCCTTCGATCATATTTTTGCCACCCAAGGAAAGCAGAAGGACCACCAAAATGACTCTCCAAACGCCCCCAGACCCCACCACCCTTCACCCTATTCAAGGCGTCGAACGAACCTGCTTTTTGAAAAACATCATCACCAACCCCCAAATCATCGTGGGCGATTACACGTATTATGACGACCCGGACAGCGTTTATAACTTTGAAAAAAACGTTTTGTACGTGTTCGAATTTATGAAGGACAAGCTTGTTATTGGCAAATTCTGCCAAATCGCCACGGGCGTTCGGTTCCTGATGAATACCGGCAATCATGTTATGGGCGGATTTTCTACGTATCCCTTCAAGGTATTTGGACAAGCCTGGAAAGACGCGCCCCTGAACACAGCTTACAAGGGCGATATTGTGATCGGCAACGATGTCTGGATTGGCAATTCAGCGACCATTCTGTCGGGCGTAACGATCGGCCATGGCGCCATTATTGGAACGAACGCGCTGGTGACGAAAGATGTGGCGCCCTATACGATTGTGGGCGGAAACCCCGCGAGGCTTATTCGGCAAAGATTCCCCCAAGAGACCATCGATTTTTTGGTGCAACTTGCCTGGTGGGACTGGCCCATCGAAAAAATCACCGAAAATTTGCAGGCGATCACGATGGGCGATCTGCAGACCTTGGGGAATTTCTGAGACCCTGAATCTACCCATCATGTATAGTTTTGTCACTTTAATATATAAAATTTTATATACATTTTAGCATTAACCACTTCTTAAGAAATAAACAGTAGAATTAAATAAATGCGAGTTTATTTTTTAATTGATGGAGTGATTTTTATGCGATCCTGTTTGTTTTTTTTGGGCGTCAGCCTGTCGGCGTTTTCGTGTGCTTATGGTACGAGTGTGGGATCTGATCAGACTGGGGTTGATAAAACCATCTCTGGAGCCCTTGGGGGTGCCACTGGATCAGCTACCCTAAACCTCATGCAATCTGTGCAGTTGGAGTCGGGGACCAGTGATATCCTGGCTCTCAGCAAGGTTACTATTAATGGCGCCTCAGGGGGAACGAAGATAGCACCATCAGGAACAGGCCTCCCTTATTCCCTTTTTAAAGATTCAACTTC from the Candidatus Finniella inopinata genome contains:
- a CDS encoding CatB-related O-acetyltransferase — translated: MTLQTPPDPTTLHPIQGVERTCFLKNIITNPQIIVGDYTYYDDPDSVYNFEKNVLYVFEFMKDKLVIGKFCQIATGVRFLMNTGNHVMGGFSTYPFKVFGQAWKDAPLNTAYKGDIVIGNDVWIGNSATILSGVTIGHGAIIGTNALVTKDVAPYTIVGGNPARLIRQRFPQETIDFLVQLAWWDWPIEKITENLQAITMGDLQTLGNF